One genomic segment of Deinococcus aestuarii includes these proteins:
- a CDS encoding D-glucuronyl C5-epimerase family protein produces the protein MSNGDMVKILPPMLKHWRKMLMGRSYWHAPQSLGSQFESHKLAGYFNDMKAKTEWQGPRSEQGFPLVDAHGELILFPTTLFQKALGHWDQMLSREHQREHHENEFLKLALWALKTQDAHGGWTIWPLLHMSFPSLYSAMTQGEGISVLVRAYSLSCDVRFLRAAEEAVRPMLIEVSEGGVARKVPEGVILEEFPRLQTDGVLNGWIFALFGLRDLLMVTDHPDARMMLKESISTLVKLLPKYEMSYWSYYDLTGKVASPFYHQLHIAQLSALELSFPEHEANFRRARLLFESYASSTPNKTRAMVVKLYQKLIKPPAVVVH, from the coding sequence ATGAGCAACGGTGATATGGTTAAAATCCTTCCTCCAATGCTTAAACATTGGAGAAAAATGCTGATGGGAAGAAGCTATTGGCATGCCCCGCAAAGTTTGGGAAGTCAGTTTGAATCTCATAAGTTAGCAGGCTATTTCAATGATATGAAAGCAAAGACTGAGTGGCAGGGCCCCAGGAGTGAGCAGGGCTTCCCGTTAGTTGACGCCCACGGAGAACTTATTCTATTTCCGACCACGTTATTCCAGAAGGCCTTGGGTCACTGGGATCAGATGCTCAGTAGAGAGCATCAGCGAGAACACCATGAGAACGAGTTTCTTAAACTCGCGTTGTGGGCATTGAAGACTCAAGATGCCCATGGAGGCTGGACAATCTGGCCGTTGTTACACATGAGCTTTCCTTCCCTCTACTCAGCCATGACTCAAGGAGAAGGAATTTCGGTACTTGTTCGAGCATACTCTCTGAGCTGTGATGTCCGTTTTCTACGTGCAGCAGAGGAGGCTGTTCGACCCATGTTAATCGAGGTTTCAGAAGGTGGAGTAGCGCGAAAGGTGCCGGAAGGAGTTATCTTAGAAGAGTTCCCGCGTCTACAGACTGATGGGGTTTTGAACGGCTGGATTTTTGCTCTATTTGGATTAAGAGACCTATTGATGGTGACTGATCATCCGGACGCAAGGATGATGTTGAAGGAGTCTATTTCAACACTTGTAAAGTTACTACCTAAGTATGAAATGAGCTATTGGTCGTATTATGATTTGACGGGGAAGGTTGCAAGTCCATTTTATCACCAACTTCATATTGCCCAACTGAGTGCTCTTGAATTATCATTCCCGGAACACGAGGCGAACTTCAGAAGAGCGCGTCTGCTTTTCGAAAGCTATGCGTCTTCGACCCCAAACAAAACGCGAGCAATGGTTGTTAAACTCTATCAAAAGTTAATCAAGCCCCCCGCCGTGGTGGTCCATTGA
- a CDS encoding glycosyltransferase family 4 protein: protein MKIWMVNQYAIPPEQAGITRHFSFAKALVEKGHDVTIIASSFDHVTQRETRLQGRALWKFEMTDGVRFFWLRTPPYKGNSKARMVNMAVFAWRVLRETHRLGKPDVILGSSPHLFGALAARWRAYSLRVPFVLEIRDLWPQSLIDLGNVSEGHPLVHALRVVERHLYSTADQIVTLLPGAVNYIEQRGGKKGRVTWVSNGVSLDDVLPSEGVVEGKSFRVVYAGTHGLANGLDSILDAAKIVCEREQRDVEFVFYGDGPERRRLEARASSENITNLTFMGPVSKNCIYEELVKADAFIVTMRNINLYQHGISFNKLYDYLACARPVVFGSNTPNNPVADVLAGITVEPENAVQMAEGVMALAKATPQERAEMGWRGRRFVEENYSLIALAARLEQVLQTATRRS from the coding sequence ATGAAAATTTGGATGGTCAACCAGTACGCGATTCCGCCGGAGCAGGCGGGGATCACCCGGCACTTCTCCTTCGCGAAAGCGCTGGTGGAAAAGGGACACGACGTCACCATCATCGCTTCGAGCTTCGACCATGTGACACAGAGAGAGACACGGCTTCAAGGCCGGGCACTGTGGAAGTTCGAGATGACCGATGGGGTCCGGTTCTTCTGGCTACGAACACCCCCGTACAAGGGGAACTCCAAAGCGCGGATGGTGAACATGGCGGTGTTCGCGTGGCGTGTGCTGCGAGAGACTCACCGCCTGGGCAAACCTGACGTGATCCTGGGCTCCAGCCCTCACCTGTTTGGTGCTTTGGCGGCGCGGTGGAGGGCGTACTCGCTGCGCGTGCCCTTCGTCCTGGAGATTCGCGATCTCTGGCCGCAGTCCCTGATTGACCTTGGGAACGTGTCGGAGGGACACCCGCTCGTCCATGCTTTGCGTGTAGTTGAGCGTCATCTGTACTCGACAGCCGATCAGATCGTCACGTTGCTTCCTGGAGCGGTGAATTATATCGAGCAGCGTGGTGGAAAGAAGGGTCGGGTGACGTGGGTTTCGAATGGTGTTTCGCTAGACGACGTTCTTCCTTCGGAAGGGGTTGTTGAGGGAAAGTCTTTCCGGGTGGTCTACGCGGGAACACATGGGCTTGCAAATGGACTTGATTCTATTCTTGACGCAGCAAAAATTGTCTGTGAGCGTGAACAGAGAGACGTTGAATTTGTGTTCTACGGTGATGGGCCCGAGCGTCGACGTCTTGAGGCACGAGCTTCGAGCGAAAATATCACCAATTTAACTTTTATGGGCCCGGTGTCAAAGAATTGTATTTACGAAGAACTCGTCAAAGCGGACGCTTTCATTGTAACTATGCGAAACATTAACCTTTATCAACATGGCATAAGTTTCAACAAGCTATATGATTACCTGGCTTGTGCTCGGCCGGTCGTCTTTGGAAGTAACACGCCAAACAATCCTGTCGCCGATGTGCTGGCTGGAATTACCGTGGAGCCTGAGAATGCTGTGCAGATGGCAGAAGGAGTCATGGCGCTCGCCAAGGCAACGCCGCAGGAGCGGGCTGAGATGGGCTGGCGTGGCCGTAGATTTGTGGAGGAGAATTACAGCCTCATTGCCCTTGCCGCTCGTCTCGAACAGGTGCTGCAAACTGCGACGAGAAGGTCGTAA
- a CDS encoding glycosyltransferase: MLWTLQPRHFAKNLSVLPKGLWIAREVRRLGVEHIHVHWAATTASMGMVASEVSGVPWSFTAHRWDVVENNLLMRKAQHALFVRFISESSLRLALERNFRAQDRAQVLHMGAVLPDELPAEDHQRHKMRVLCPANLLPVKGHRYLLEAMALLQDEPVELWLAGQGELENALREQATHLQLNDRVRFMGQLPHEQLLRLYQEGEVDVVVLPSLDLGGGLHEGIPVSLMEAMAHGLPVVSTRTGGIPELLDGGAGVLVPPADALALADALRSLHTEPSTRRALGRAGREAVVGRFSIARVVDRLEALWQEMSPTTQASHGKNTT; encoded by the coding sequence TTGTTATGGACCCTCCAGCCAAGGCATTTTGCCAAGAATTTGAGTGTGCTGCCTAAAGGTCTGTGGATCGCTCGTGAGGTAAGACGACTGGGAGTCGAACATATTCACGTTCATTGGGCTGCCACGACCGCCAGCATGGGCATGGTGGCGAGTGAGGTCTCTGGCGTACCGTGGAGCTTCACGGCGCATCGTTGGGATGTCGTTGAGAACAACCTGCTCATGCGCAAGGCCCAGCACGCGCTGTTCGTGCGTTTCATCTCGGAGAGCAGCCTTCGGCTGGCGCTGGAACGCAACTTCCGTGCACAGGATCGAGCACAGGTGCTTCACATGGGTGCCGTTCTCCCCGACGAACTTCCCGCAGAGGACCATCAGCGCCACAAGATGCGGGTGCTTTGCCCTGCGAACCTGCTGCCTGTGAAAGGCCATCGGTACCTGTTGGAAGCGATGGCCCTTCTGCAGGACGAGCCCGTGGAACTGTGGTTGGCGGGCCAGGGTGAACTGGAGAATGCTTTGCGTGAGCAGGCAACACATTTGCAGTTGAACGACCGCGTGCGCTTCATGGGTCAACTGCCCCACGAGCAGTTGTTGCGGCTGTACCAGGAGGGCGAGGTGGACGTGGTCGTCTTACCTAGCTTGGACCTCGGCGGAGGGCTGCACGAGGGAATCCCCGTGTCGCTGATGGAGGCGATGGCTCACGGGCTGCCTGTGGTATCGACGCGAACGGGGGGCATTCCGGAACTGCTGGACGGTGGAGCAGGGGTACTCGTTCCGCCAGCAGATGCCCTCGCGCTGGCGGACGCTTTGAGAAGCTTACACACCGAGCCTTCCACGCGACGAGCGTTGGGTCGCGCGGGACGAGAAGCAGTCGTCGGTCGATTTTCCATTGCCCGCGTCGTAGATCGCCTCGAAGCCTTGTGGCAGGAAATGTCTCCGACCACGCAAGCATCACACGGGAAGAACACGACATGA
- a CDS encoding plasmid replication initiator protein, whose translation MSATWGGINTRRESRTTSTGIISDLWLDDDMGTEDFVGVQVSADSLVDVAFTITFASLIRDGLYQILDGDLMARLGSSPSRALYRALAAHRIRGDHLAQVMRVNLREWTVACGLSERTDAALGTLEASHERLINEGYLEVVEDEGRGAARSLTYRFRAASHPEQVRELTLRGVVPAVAASVSADHPERIMPAIQAVEHRVQGGWKPRSLSAAIVDAIKNPQKWEYAPQEPLPSPRKERAPRPAPAQETAADPRGAVAVMLKLKLKRDPSPLAQEALATLSPEGVAALVAAVKRPGPEALELAVGILGTPL comes from the coding sequence ATGTCGGCCACCTGGGGCGGCATCAACACGCGGCGTGAGAGCCGCACGACCTCCACCGGCATCATTTCCGACCTGTGGCTCGACGACGACATGGGGACCGAGGACTTCGTGGGGGTACAGGTGAGCGCCGACTCTCTGGTGGACGTGGCCTTTACGATCACATTCGCCTCCTTGATCCGCGACGGGCTATACCAAATCCTCGACGGAGACCTGATGGCGAGACTCGGGAGCAGCCCCAGCCGGGCGCTGTACCGGGCACTGGCCGCCCACCGCATTCGCGGTGACCACCTGGCCCAGGTAATGCGAGTCAATCTGCGCGAGTGGACTGTCGCGTGCGGGCTGAGTGAACGTACCGACGCAGCGCTAGGCACCCTGGAGGCCTCGCACGAACGCTTGATCAACGAGGGCTACCTGGAGGTCGTCGAGGACGAAGGACGGGGCGCGGCCCGCAGCCTGACGTACCGTTTCCGCGCCGCCTCCCACCCCGAGCAGGTGCGTGAACTCACCTTACGCGGCGTAGTCCCGGCGGTGGCGGCTTCAGTGTCGGCTGACCACCCCGAACGAATCATGCCAGCCATCCAGGCAGTAGAGCACCGGGTGCAGGGCGGGTGGAAGCCGCGCTCGCTCTCGGCGGCCATCGTCGACGCGATCAAAAATCCGCAGAAGTGGGAATACGCACCTCAGGAACCGCTCCCCTCACCTCGGAAGGAACGGGCCCCCCGGCCCGCGCCCGCCCAGGAGACGGCGGCCGATCCCCGGGGGGCGGTGGCGGTGATGCTTAAGCTCAAGCTCAAGCGCGACCCCTCACCCCTGGCGCAGGAGGCGCTGGCGACCCTCTCACCGGAAGGGGTAGCGGCGCTGGTCGCAGCGGTGAAGCGCCCAGGCCCCGAGGCCCTGGAGTTGGCGGTGGGCATCCTGGGTACACCCCTGTAA
- a CDS encoding replication initiator protein A: MTLLTIKDVDDPRISELDLARAGIVSASQPAPREREWLAHFEANGVRYAVSGHSHRGRPFGVDGDILLALQTLFFKAGCPDSNRIRVPPSVLLGMVNLSRSAKDYVRLREGLLRLASVR; the protein is encoded by the coding sequence TTGACCTTACTTACAATCAAGGACGTGGACGATCCACGGATCAGTGAATTGGACCTCGCCCGGGCGGGGATCGTCTCGGCCTCGCAGCCCGCGCCCCGGGAGCGCGAGTGGCTGGCGCACTTTGAGGCCAACGGCGTGCGCTATGCGGTCTCTGGACATTCCCATCGCGGGCGGCCCTTCGGAGTGGACGGCGACATCCTGCTGGCTTTGCAGACCCTCTTTTTCAAGGCGGGCTGCCCAGACAGCAACCGCATCCGGGTGCCTCCCAGCGTGCTGCTGGGCATGGTCAACCTCTCGCGCTCGGCCAAGGACTACGTGCGACTGCGGGAAGGGCTGTTGCGGCTCGCCTCGGTGCGCTAG
- a CDS encoding tetratricopeptide repeat protein has translation MTRTLSLPWYVCVPLVLPLAFPIRGALTDLRAGQLAREAQARQDLALFDEAQALRRRAALLSPGDAGLHLDVAEGARGLWYFRETPALGREADAAFSRAAALSPHWPVPHYEHARMYAFKGQHERALSLLAPALDLDPNNAGYWLERARSLEALRRLEPARQAYERCWAIDTVRECEAALKRLGGAS, from the coding sequence ATGACCAGAACCTTATCCCTCCCCTGGTATGTCTGCGTGCCCCTGGTCTTGCCGCTCGCCTTTCCCATCCGGGGGGCCCTCACCGACCTGCGGGCCGGGCAGCTCGCCCGCGAGGCACAGGCGCGTCAGGACCTCGCCCTGTTCGACGAGGCGCAGGCGCTGCGGCGGCGGGCGGCCCTTCTCAGCCCGGGGGACGCGGGGCTGCACCTGGACGTCGCCGAGGGGGCGCGGGGCCTGTGGTACTTCCGCGAGACCCCGGCCCTCGGGCGGGAGGCGGACGCGGCCTTCAGTCGGGCGGCGGCGCTGAGCCCGCACTGGCCCGTGCCGCACTACGAACACGCCCGGATGTACGCCTTCAAGGGCCAGCACGAACGCGCCCTGAGCCTGCTGGCCCCGGCCCTCGACCTCGATCCCAACAACGCCGGGTACTGGCTGGAGCGTGCCCGCTCGCTGGAGGCGCTGCGCCGCCTGGAGCCCGCCCGGCAGGCCTACGAGCGGTGCTGGGCCATCGACACGGTTCGGGAGTGCGAGGCGGCCCTGAAGCGGCTGGGAGGAGCCTCGTGA
- a CDS encoding glycosyltransferase: protein MNLIDNFLCEGKLSKDLGENYAHTKDIFMRVLQVVPDLGVGGAERMVTQLSISLAYLGVNVKVISLYDRKSTMNEVALDAGGIDSVYLSKSAGFDGKMFRSLGKELGQWQPDVIHTHRYVLRYLLPHLPISKRRWVHTVHNVAHKEVDRVGRVVHRAAFAAGVVPVAIAGEVARSVRTLYGLREVPLIPNGIDLTSFGVVNGVRLSWREREGIADDRILFVAVGRLTVQKNHALLLEAFSRVADALPQAQLLIAGEGELRPELERKVAEKRLGGRVRLLGVRSDVADVLAASDVFVMSSDWEGHPLSVMEALAAGLPAISTDVGGVPELVVSEETGLLVAAGDVEAFSESMLRLGQSEELRTRMGQAARTSSRRFSVAKMTERYLTLYEQR from the coding sequence ATGAATCTTATCGACAACTTCCTCTGCGAAGGCAAGCTGTCTAAGGACTTAGGAGAAAATTATGCTCATACGAAGGATATTTTCATGAGAGTGTTACAAGTTGTTCCTGATCTAGGTGTTGGGGGCGCTGAGCGTATGGTTACTCAGTTGTCCATTTCTCTAGCGTATCTGGGCGTAAACGTGAAGGTGATCAGTCTCTATGATCGGAAGAGTACGATGAACGAAGTTGCTCTGGATGCGGGGGGAATTGATAGTGTGTATCTTTCAAAAAGTGCGGGATTCGACGGCAAGATGTTCCGCTCTTTAGGAAAGGAGCTTGGGCAATGGCAGCCGGACGTAATTCATACCCATAGATATGTGTTGCGCTATCTTCTGCCTCATCTCCCTATATCAAAGCGCAGATGGGTCCACACCGTACATAACGTTGCGCACAAGGAGGTGGACCGTGTCGGACGAGTGGTTCACCGCGCCGCATTCGCAGCAGGGGTAGTTCCCGTTGCAATTGCTGGAGAGGTCGCTAGGAGTGTTCGCACGCTTTATGGACTGCGGGAGGTGCCGTTAATTCCCAATGGGATCGACCTCACTTCATTCGGCGTGGTTAATGGTGTGCGCTTGTCCTGGCGTGAGCGGGAAGGGATTGCGGACGACCGAATCCTCTTCGTCGCCGTGGGACGTCTCACCGTCCAGAAGAACCACGCCTTGCTCCTGGAGGCCTTTTCCCGGGTGGCCGATGCCCTTCCGCAGGCGCAACTGCTCATCGCTGGAGAAGGCGAACTGCGTCCTGAACTGGAGAGGAAGGTCGCCGAGAAGAGACTGGGGGGACGGGTGCGTCTTTTGGGCGTCCGGAGTGACGTCGCCGATGTGCTGGCCGCCTCCGACGTCTTTGTCATGTCCTCAGATTGGGAAGGCCATCCTCTGTCCGTTATGGAGGCTCTCGCCGCTGGGCTCCCCGCCATTTCGACAGATGTGGGTGGAGTGCCGGAACTCGTTGTCTCAGAGGAAACGGGCCTGCTGGTGGCCGCTGGAGACGTCGAGGCCTTTTCGGAATCTATGCTCCGTTTAGGGCAGAGTGAAGAGTTGAGGACCCGAATGGGTCAGGCTGCACGCACGTCTTCCCGAAGATTCAGCGTCGCAAAAATGACCGAAAGGTATCTAACTCTCTATGAGCAACGGTGA
- a CDS encoding O-antigen ligase family protein has translation MRPRLATGLEGLALALACLTLAWGPLAQGSTFGWGLRGLTLLGSVTLAVTLVALGVRGQVRASNPGWLALALAFLAWVWASTGWAPYKWEAYRWAGVWTAVIGMAVSLHLLATTRARQAVVLTVMVLTGVAALALAYLQTRGVFVPGFEYYPGAGPNLVTGPYFNPSHFSGFLIPVAALLTSLILLTRPHLHTLALAGLLAALHWLNLKTDASSIPAVFLATALPFLVWVWTKCRWVGATLTGLALGTAVFGGVFFLSPQGQALFAQHKSQIGLANSWQRFVVVRQAVWRYGEDMWQQHPLTGTGVGQFLVEAPRYRAVERVVGTGMDAKAVNYAHSDYLQLLAELGVIGLGLFSAVLLTPFLRPRNARSFLLWPSALIALAFASVYDGHLTVLPGTFLTAFGLLALAATTTTRKPRACSSLHRVPVHARPSARGNLTGAEEAILHVDER, from the coding sequence GTGAGGCCCCGACTCGCCACGGGCCTGGAGGGACTGGCGCTGGCCCTCGCCTGTCTCACCCTGGCCTGGGGCCCGCTCGCGCAGGGCAGCACCTTCGGGTGGGGCCTGCGCGGGCTGACCCTGCTGGGAAGCGTCACCCTCGCCGTCACGCTCGTGGCGCTGGGTGTTCGGGGACAGGTGCGCGCCTCGAACCCCGGGTGGCTCGCCCTGGCGCTGGCCTTCCTCGCCTGGGTCTGGGCGAGCACGGGCTGGGCGCCGTACAAGTGGGAGGCCTACCGCTGGGCGGGCGTGTGGACGGCGGTGATCGGCATGGCGGTCAGCCTGCACCTCCTGGCGACGACCCGGGCGCGGCAGGCGGTCGTCCTGACGGTCATGGTCCTGACGGGCGTCGCCGCGCTGGCGCTCGCGTACCTGCAAACGCGGGGCGTGTTCGTGCCGGGTTTCGAGTATTACCCGGGGGCCGGACCCAACCTCGTGACGGGTCCCTACTTCAACCCCAGCCACTTCAGCGGCTTCCTGATCCCGGTCGCGGCCCTGCTGACGAGCCTGATCCTGTTGACGCGCCCGCACCTGCACACGCTGGCCCTCGCCGGGCTGCTGGCCGCATTGCACTGGCTGAACCTCAAGACGGACGCCAGCAGCATTCCGGCTGTATTCCTCGCCACCGCCCTGCCTTTTCTTGTCTGGGTGTGGACGAAGTGCAGATGGGTTGGGGCGACCCTGACAGGGCTGGCTCTGGGTACGGCCGTTTTCGGCGGTGTGTTTTTCCTGTCTCCCCAAGGCCAAGCACTGTTCGCCCAGCACAAAAGCCAGATCGGTCTGGCAAATAGCTGGCAGCGTTTCGTCGTCGTACGACAGGCGGTGTGGCGGTACGGCGAGGACATGTGGCAGCAGCACCCGCTGACAGGGACAGGTGTGGGACAGTTCCTCGTCGAAGCGCCCAGGTATCGCGCGGTAGAGCGCGTTGTCGGCACAGGAATGGATGCCAAGGCTGTCAACTACGCCCACAGCGATTACCTTCAACTTCTCGCAGAACTCGGTGTGATCGGCTTGGGCCTCTTCTCGGCTGTGCTGCTGACCCCTTTTCTGCGCCCGCGAAACGCGCGCTCTTTTCTCCTCTGGCCGTCCGCCCTGATCGCCCTGGCCTTCGCCAGCGTGTACGACGGGCACCTGACTGTCCTACCCGGCACCTTTCTGACAGCTTTCGGGCTGCTGGCCCTTGCCGCGACAACGACAACCCGCAAACCTCGTGCCTGCTCGTCGCTTCATAGGGTTCCGGTACATGCTCGCCCGTCCGCACGGGGTAACTTGACGGGGGCTGAGGAGGCAATTCTCCATGTCGACGAGCGCTGA
- a CDS encoding O-antigen ligase family protein codes for MSFVRLPHSGNVRLFHMAFIGLLPLLLVLFVVAQQGVDSLVLLLLLASAVSFGLVMWRWELGLFLLVAMLPFEASFIVGGFRDGMKLLTGVTFVSLIFKALRTASVREKLVQVMQRKLTLLLLTLVAWSCISMLWAVNPGVALQRSITFLGVLLLFIMVAALEARLIKRMWLVGILSGVAAVVGAAAAGGAAVGRFTAASEDPNEFAGLVLILAAFLSYGGVFRRFGTLRWILVAVLLIGALLTQSRTGLIALAAAPLLSAIILTFSGTRVLARTLLPYALLVALVVGVLSAWPEVTAPLVDRYSTLSNYQSADTWAGRLGIWQGGLQMVAHYPWLGVGAGNFAVLSPEYSLAAAHLDFLRPGGAVAHNMFLSILAELGVVGLVLFVAILFKAIRTAYSLSQRSQMATACLVSLLVYFVMGSTLSWEYSKLPFLLLGSVISLSICNESYRQLPLRRQAV; via the coding sequence ATGAGCTTTGTCAGATTGCCGCACAGTGGGAATGTTCGCCTGTTCCACATGGCCTTCATTGGCCTGCTGCCCTTGTTGCTGGTGCTCTTCGTCGTGGCTCAGCAAGGTGTGGACTCTCTCGTGCTTTTACTCCTGCTGGCTAGCGCCGTAAGTTTTGGACTGGTGATGTGGCGCTGGGAATTGGGCCTCTTCCTGCTCGTTGCCATGTTGCCCTTCGAGGCGTCCTTCATCGTCGGTGGATTTCGAGACGGCATGAAGCTATTGACGGGAGTCACCTTCGTGTCCTTGATCTTCAAGGCGCTGAGAACGGCGTCCGTTCGCGAGAAACTGGTTCAGGTTATGCAGCGGAAGCTCACTTTGCTGCTGCTCACGCTCGTGGCGTGGTCTTGCATCTCAATGTTGTGGGCGGTGAATCCAGGAGTCGCACTACAGCGGTCGATCACCTTCCTGGGCGTCTTGCTGCTCTTCATCATGGTCGCGGCACTTGAGGCACGCTTGATCAAACGAATGTGGCTCGTGGGAATCCTCTCGGGAGTCGCCGCTGTCGTCGGCGCCGCCGCAGCGGGCGGAGCGGCCGTCGGGCGGTTCACAGCCGCGAGTGAAGACCCCAACGAGTTCGCCGGGCTGGTCCTGATCCTGGCTGCCTTTCTGAGCTACGGCGGGGTGTTCCGGCGCTTCGGGACCCTGAGGTGGATTCTCGTCGCAGTCCTGTTGATCGGCGCACTCCTCACTCAGTCTCGTACGGGCCTGATAGCACTTGCTGCGGCTCCCCTACTCTCGGCAATCATCCTGACTTTCTCAGGAACACGTGTACTGGCAAGGACGTTGCTGCCCTATGCCCTCCTCGTGGCGCTGGTCGTGGGCGTGCTTAGTGCCTGGCCCGAGGTAACCGCGCCGCTCGTGGACCGCTATTCGACCCTGTCGAACTATCAGAGCGCGGATACCTGGGCAGGCAGGTTGGGAATCTGGCAGGGAGGGCTACAAATGGTCGCCCACTACCCTTGGTTGGGCGTTGGTGCTGGAAATTTTGCCGTCCTATCTCCTGAGTATTCTCTTGCTGCCGCTCACCTTGATTTTCTCCGTCCTGGAGGAGCTGTGGCACACAACATGTTTTTATCTATCCTGGCGGAGTTAGGGGTAGTTGGCTTGGTATTATTTGTAGCGATTTTATTTAAAGCTATACGCACGGCCTATAGCTTATCTCAAAGAAGTCAGATGGCGACCGCTTGCCTCGTCAGCCTGTTGGTTTATTTTGTAATGGGTAGTACGCTCTCTTGGGAATATTCAAAGCTACCTTTCTTATTGCTGGGTAGCGTAATTTCTCTGTCAATATGCAATGAATCTTATCGACAACTTCCTCTGCGAAGGCAAGCTGTCTAA
- a CDS encoding lipopolysaccharide biosynthesis protein: MESLRTARKDPSGFLGTILRLVSANVINNLVSLAVTLFAARALGPVEFGKVGLALSIVMLLPLVYDFGLSTALVKHHQKPIAAIRGPIEASVVPVLRVKTVLALAMVMLALVFTPFLNSAVFPTLAGTGSLLVLSAVSGGLLSLWATLRAAEQARQEYRAIEKNTFLYALLRGVSALVLFHFSGVTATTTLLALYVLPLALFVLGHSLLGNSAVPLGPVLLRSQPGEGQVLRALWRYGGWVGVSASSFVALSRLPQFVLEHRATTAEVGTYSAALTFLAAFSLLNDAVRLVMLPRASGLSTAQERARFRKQVRGFLPRYAVLMAIATPVVAAAALVLLGEPYRASIPVLLILSITTLTGMYLGIFNTLLHAHEQPQYDAAVNIGRLVVLLALLLTVPPTPLWAAAALAVTQILGEVVLYFLVSRLEAKAEGAKEMKE; the protein is encoded by the coding sequence ATGGAGAGTCTGCGTACTGCTAGGAAGGACCCTTCGGGATTCCTCGGCACCATTCTCCGGCTCGTATCGGCGAATGTCATAAACAACCTGGTTTCCTTGGCCGTGACCCTGTTCGCGGCACGCGCCCTCGGTCCAGTCGAGTTCGGAAAGGTGGGACTGGCGCTCAGCATCGTCATGTTGTTGCCGCTCGTTTACGACTTCGGACTCAGCACCGCTCTGGTCAAGCACCATCAGAAGCCGATTGCCGCCATCCGAGGTCCGATTGAGGCGTCTGTTGTTCCCGTGCTGCGCGTCAAGACGGTGCTTGCGCTCGCCATGGTGATGCTCGCCCTGGTCTTCACGCCGTTCCTGAATTCGGCGGTGTTTCCTACGTTGGCTGGGACAGGAAGTCTGCTGGTGCTCTCAGCCGTCTCTGGAGGTCTGCTGAGCCTGTGGGCGACTCTAAGGGCCGCCGAACAGGCCCGGCAGGAGTACAGGGCTATCGAGAAGAACACATTCCTCTATGCCTTGCTCCGGGGGGTGAGCGCCCTGGTCTTGTTTCATTTCTCGGGTGTTACAGCCACGACTACCCTGCTTGCCTTGTATGTCCTGCCCCTGGCACTGTTCGTGTTGGGTCACTCCTTGCTGGGTAACTCTGCGGTGCCACTTGGACCGGTCCTGCTCCGCTCACAGCCGGGCGAGGGACAGGTGCTCCGGGCGTTGTGGCGCTATGGCGGCTGGGTCGGCGTCTCTGCCTCGAGTTTTGTCGCACTATCGCGCCTTCCCCAGTTTGTGCTAGAGCATCGGGCGACGACGGCCGAGGTAGGTACGTACAGCGCCGCGCTGACCTTCCTGGCGGCGTTCTCGCTGCTCAACGACGCGGTGCGGCTGGTGATGCTTCCCAGGGCGAGCGGGTTATCGACCGCTCAAGAACGGGCGCGTTTCCGGAAGCAGGTTCGGGGCTTCCTACCCAGGTACGCCGTGTTGATGGCCATCGCGACTCCAGTCGTAGCCGCTGCCGCCCTCGTTCTCCTCGGGGAGCCCTACCGCGCCTCTATTCCCGTGCTCCTCATCTTGAGCATAACGACGCTCACCGGAATGTACCTGGGCATCTTCAACACGCTTCTGCATGCACACGAGCAGCCACAGTACGACGCCGCCGTCAACATAGGGAGATTGGTGGTGCTGCTCGCTCTCCTCCTCACGGTTCCCCCCACGCCGCTGTGGGCCGCCGCTGCCCTGGCAGTAACCCAGATTTTGGGAGAAGTGGTCCTGTACTTCCTCGTGAGCCGTCTGGAGGCGAAGGCCGAAGGGGCCAAGGAGATGAAGGAATGA